One Verrucomicrobiia bacterium genomic window, GGGTGACGCCGTTTGCCTTGAGAATCTGCACAGACTCAGCCAGAACACGATTGCTGCCCCAGGGAATCCCGCGAAACAGTTCCGGGATTTCGCGAACCAGCCCAACCAGATAATAGCCCCCATCTGTTGCCGGGCCGAACACGACCGGGTGTTGGGCAAGCGTTTCGAACGCGGTTGCCAGGATTTGCGGAGTCAACCCGGGACAATCGGTCCCGATAATGATGGTGGCACGCGAGCCTTCGCGGAAGCTGTCCTCGAAGGCGCCGGCCATGCGCTTGCCGAGGTCCCCCTCCACTTGCGGGCGGCAGCGAAAATCATCTCCGAGCCAATGATGCATCGCCGCTTCGTTGGCCCCATCGAAACGGGCCTCCAATTGCGCATGGCACGCCCGGCAAGCCGCCTCAGCGATGCGCAGGGTGCGCAGGACCAATCGCCGATGCAGCCTGACCGCGCCCTGCGGCCCGAGTGCCGGAATGAGCCGAGTCTTCACCCGGCCTGGCTCAGGGAATCGGGCAAAAAGAATTATCCGTCGAACGCCATTCGCCACAATTGTGAAAGAATACCGCTATTGGCGTTGCCAGGCGAGCCAGTGTCCCATCACGTACTGGCCCAGCTTCACACGGGTCAAACCAAAGGCGTAGTTCAGCAATGTAAACGGAAAAACCGATGAGAGCCGTGTGAGGAAGACAATCTTCCAGCCCTCGTCGGCGACGGCTTTGTCTATGGCAGCGAATTTCTCATTCCCCTCGATTTTTCTGGCGATGGTCTCCCGAGCGAAGTAGCGGCCAATCAGGAAAGCGCACGTGGCCCCCAAGGCCAGGCAGGGCAAATTATCACGCGCTCCGTTGCAGCGCCCCAGTGCAACTGCTGCCGCAGCCGGCGGCGCATGCCAGACAATGCTCTCCCGTGCGCACCGCCCACCCCTCCAAAAGCTCGGGCGTCACGTCCCACAAGTAGAGGGGCTTGCCATTGCGCACCTGCATCCCGAGCATCTGATTAAAATCGCAGTCGTACACCTCGCCCATCCAACCCACGCTCAAGGTCGTGCGGCACATGAGGCCATCAAGATTGGCGGGGTTGAAACTGCTCGCCAAAAGCGACATGTATTCTTCGGCTTTGCCCTGCCGCCGCAAGTCCTCGGCGAATCGCGCAATGGGTTGGTTGGTGATGGTAAACAGGCGGTTGAAGACGATCCCAAAATCGCGTCCGAGGATTTCTTTGTAGTCCGACTCCAGCTCAGCTTGAGGCCCAGGCAACAGGGGGCCAATTGGGTTATAGACCAGGTTCAAGGGCAGCCGGGTCCCATAGCCAATCGCGTTTAATTTCCTCAAGGCGGAGATACTTTTCTCGAAGACCCCCTGCCCGCGCTGCTTCGCCACATTCTCGGCGGTGTAGCACGGCAGCGAGGCGATTATTTCGACCTCATGGCCGGCCAAATACTCCGGCAGGTCCGCATAGGCCGGTTCCTCGATGATGGTTAAATTGCAGCGGTCAATCACGTGAGCATCCGCAGCCCGCCCGGTCTCGACGAAGCAGCGGAAGAATTCGCTCAATTCCGGCGCGCCTCCAGTGATGTCCACAATCGGGGGATGATGCTGCTCAATCCACTCCCCGATACGATGCGCCACGGTGCGGTTGACCATCTCGGTGCGCCAGGGGCCGGCATCCACATGGCAATGGCGGCAGGCCTGGTTGCACTTGCGCCCGACGTTGATCTGGAGCGTTTGCAGGCGCCCCCGACGAAGGGCAAATCCATGCTCCATCAGCTTTTTGTCAAAACGATGCATACCCACGCAAATGAGAGCCAAAAGGGACCCGGTTATTCCAAAGCGCCCGAGCCTCGAAACCAATCTATAGCTCCAAGCGGTGATTAGGGCTAGTCGTGATTGGGGCGATAGTTTTGTAGCGCGTCCTCGATTGCCATCAATGTGCCCGCTCGGTTCAGCCAGGCCTCCGCTACTGTTGTTTCACGCTCCAGCGCCAGCAGGACGGGCTTGGCCCGGGTGCCATAGCCGATTTGCGGAGCGGCGGGGCATACCAACGAAACTTGATAGATGCTGACGCGATCAGGCGGAAGGACTTTCTTGTTTTCCGCGCGCGCATTCCCGGCACAGAACAGGCCGGCAATGGCGAGAACCGTTAATTGGAATCTCATCCGTTTTCTTTTTGACGTGGGGTCATGGGCATCAGATGTCCATTCCGGTTCCATTCATGGCGCTCAAATATACCATGTTTTCACTGGCTGGGGCAAAAAGCAAGACTTACCCGCCTGCTGGCGAAGCAGAAAACATAATGGATAGAATTCAAAACATTGAAATAGAACAGTGCCCGCGCTATGATGGGGCATGTCCAAATGCTTGCGGGCCCTCCTGTTGGCGTGGGTATGCGCCGGCCTGTCCGGCGCGCTGGCCGCCAACCCCGCCTTTACCATCGCGGTTATCCCCAAGGGCACCACCCATGAGTTCTGGAAATCCATCAATGCCGGCGCCATTAAGGCCCAACAAGAGCTGAGGGCCGCCGGGACCTCTGTCGAGATTCTCTGGAAGGGGCCCTTGCGCGAAGATGATCGCGACCAGCAGATTCAAGTTGTCGAGGATTTCATGGCCCGGCGCGTCAGCGCTATTGTGCTGGCGCCGCTGGATTCGCAGGCCCTGGTGCGGCCAGTTCACAACGCGCTCGAGGCGCGGGTGCCGGTCGTGGTGATCGACTCGGCCCTTCATTCCAAGGATTACGTCAGCTTCGTGGCGACAGATAATTATAAGGGCGGTCAATTGGCGGGAGAGGAGATGGGCAAACTGCTCGAGGGCAAGGGCAATGTCATCCTGTTGCGATACCAAGTCGGCTCTGCCAGCACGGAGGCGCGGGAAGCAGGTTTCCTCGAGGTTCTAAAATCAAAATATCCGTCGATTAAGCTCATTTCTTCGGAACAACATGCAGGAGCCACTCGCGAATTGGCTTACCAGGCCTCTCAGAACCTGCTCAATCGCTTTGGCCACGAGGTCAACGGCGTTTTTTGCCCTTGTGAAGCCCCCACCATTGCGATGACCAAGGCCTTGCGTGACCTTGGCCTGGCCGGGGGGAAAGTGAAAATGATCGGATTTGACGCCGGCTCACAATCTGTAGTGGACATGAAGAACGGGGATATTCAGGCGGTGGTGGTGCAGAATCCGATGTTGATCGGCTACTTGGGAGTGGAAACCGCCATTAAATACTTGCAGGGCCAGAAGGTGCAAAAGCGCATCGATACTGGGGTCGTCCTGGTGACGCCAGAAAACATGAATGAGCCTGAAATCAAGGAACTGCTCTATCCACCCATCGACCGCTATTTGAAATGAGTTTCCCGGTTCAAAACACCAAATGGCCATTTTGGAAGTGGCGCGGCTTGGGCCCGCTGACGGACCAGCAAAACGAAACCGCCTCCCGCCCGCCATCGAGGGCGATGACCTGGCGGCGCCTGCTCAATGTCGCAGGCCCTTTCCTGGGCCTTTTGCTGGTTGTCGGATTATTCTCTTTAAGCCCGAGTGTGCGTCCATTTTTCCTGACCGGGGCCAATTTCAAAATCATCCTGACCCAAACCGTTATCGTAGCGGTAGGCACGTTGGGCATGACGATCATCATTGTCAGCGGTGGAATCGACTTGAGCGTGGGCTCGGTTGTGGCCCTGGCCAGCGTGGTGGGGGCGGTTGTTTTGCTCAAGGGCCACTCGGTCTGGCTGGCGGCCACCCTGAGCATCGCCGTGGGTGTGGCGGTCGGCTTGCTCAATGGGTTGGTTATCGGAGGGCTGCGAATGATGCCTTTTATTGTGACCCTCGGCATGATGGGGGTTGCGAGGGGCACGGCCAAATGGCTGGCCGATAACCAAACGGTCAGCGCCCCCGATTCGGTCATCAACAACATCATGGACTTAAAGGACCCTACCCGGCTGTTTCCGGTGCCCATCGGGGTTTGGATAACCATCGGGCTGGCCGTGCTGATGAGCATCGTGATGCGCAAGACCGTCTTTGGCCGGTATCTCTTCGCGCTGGGTTCCAACGAAAACGCCGCTCGGCTGTGCGGCATCCGCGTCCAGCTACAAAAGGTTTTCATCTACAGTGTAGCGGGAATTTTCTTCGGCTTGGCGGGGCTGTTACAGCTTTCGAGGCTTACTCAAGGCGACCCGACGGTGGCTATCGGGTTGGAACTGGACATCATTGCAGCGGTGGTCATCGGCGGGGCGAGCCTCAGCGGCGGCAGCGGCAGCATCCTGGGCTCCATGATCGGCGCCCTGACGATGGCGGTGCTGCGCAATGGCTCCAACCAGATGGGCTGGCCCACCTACATGCAGGAAATCATCATCGGCGCTGTCATCATTCTGGCGGTGGGGGTGGACCAACTTCGCCTGCGCGCCAGAGGTTGATATTGCCAAGATCGCTTGCTAAGAAGCCCTGAGACCGTATGCTTTAAATATGCCATGAAGGGCTCGCGGAACGAATGGACCGGCTGGAAACTGTGCTGACCAGTTTCATTTCTGAGGTTCACCAGGACATCGCCGAAATGCGGCAGTGGCGTATGCAATCGCAGAAGCAATGGGGCGAAATTGCGCAAAAGACGGGGTCCTTCGTCGAGGATATCGTGGCCCCAAACATTCCGCGGCTGGGACAGGAGGTTCATTTTTATCTTCTCCGGCGCAGCCAAAAGCAATTTTCTATCAAATCTCAATCGAAGCTTTCTCCCCCTTGCCAAACCGGGTCAGGCAGGTTAAATACTAATGGCAACCATAATTAATCCTTTATCGGCTATGAATGATTCCAATCGCCCGCTGGGCACGCTCGAAGAGTGGGAGGATTTCCTGAAAGTGCGCTACCCGGAGGCTGAACCGGCAGCCAAACCTTTTCAGACGGTTAATCCCGAAAAAAAGAAAGAGCAGTTCCGCAACTACGAAGCGAATGCCCGCCCTTCGGTGCGGGAGTTTTACCGGCTCAACCATCGCTACCAGACGCATGGGTTTGTTCAGGGCAAACGCAATGAGTATCTGTCTTTAAGCCGCAAGCAGATGAGCACGTGGGAGGCGCTGGAATTCCTGAACACCCTGGTCGATGATAGCGACCCCGACACGGACCTGTCGCAGTTGGACCATCTGCTGCAGACGGCGGAACAAATCCGCAGAGACGGCCACCCGCGCTGGTTCATTTTAGCGGGGCTTATTCATGACCTGGGCAAAATCCTCTGCCTGTTTGGGGAGCCGCAATGGGCCGTCGTAGGCGATACCTTCCCGGTCGGCTGCGCCTGGTCGGACAAGATCGTCTTTCACGAGTTTTTCAGCGATAACCCGGACCGGGAGAATCCGCAGTTTCAGAGCCGGTTGGGCAATTATGAGGAGCATTGCGGGCTGGACAAAGTGAGGATGTCATGGGGTCACGACGAGTATCTATATAGTGTGGTGAAGGACTACCTGCCGACCGAGGCCCTCTACATGATCCGGTATCATTCCTTTTACCCGGCTCATCGCGACGGGGAATATGATTACCTGATGAATGACCAGGACCGGGAGATGTTTCGCTGGGTCCGGGCCTTCAATCCCTACGACCTATATACCAAGAATCAGCAAAAGCCGAACCTGAACGAGTTGCGGCCCTTCTACGATGAGCTGATAAAGGAGTACCTGCCTCCTACGCTGAAATGGTAGCGGGCTACTCCACCTGGAGCGCCTGTTCCAAAACCTGGGGCAGGTGGTTAAGAATGGCCGTTTCGCTGACCATCAGGGTGACCCCAGCCTGTTGCGCTGCGCTTTGAAGCGTGGCGACCTGCCCCGCCGCGAACGCTATGACCGGCAAATGCCCTGTTGCCGGGTTGGCCTTGAGCCGGGTAATCGCCTCGCAAACGTTATTGGTGGCTGGTTCGAGATCGGCCAGGACCACCATGGGTTTGGCTTGCTGGGCGACCTCGACCAGGAGGGCAGGGTCCGAAAGGGTTTGAACACGATACTTTAAGTCTTGCAGGCGGTTGACAAGCTGGCTGCCCGGCAATAATCTCTCATACAGAACGAGCGCTAGCGGTTGTGTCATGCTCCCGAAGGGTGGAGCAGGCTGCATTAAATTGCAAAATGTTTCCCGCGTTGCGTTCCGCCTTACCGCGCCGGTCGTGTGGGGATGTGCCCTAATCGAAAGGCGAAAGGTTTAGGGCTTGACTGGTTTTGTCTATAGACCTAATCTAGTAGAGAACGGTAAAGATTGCTGGATTGTCCAGCGCGCCAAAGTCGGAAGAGTTCAATCTGCCGACTTTTTTGTTCCCCTGGAAGGGGGACCGTTCATTGAAAAGACGTATGAACGCCGATTTTTTAGCAGTGTTGGAGTTTTGGGAACGAGAGAAAGGAATCAACCGGGAAATCCTGGTTGGGGCCGTCGAGGAGGCGTTGTTGTCGGCTGCAAAGAAGGCGGTTGGGCCGGCCAGGGAATTGCGTGTGGTCATCGACCAGAAAACCGGCGATATCAGGGCTTTTGCCAAACTCATTGTTTCGGAAAAGGTCATTTCCAAGCACGATCAGATTTCCGTCTTCGACGGGCGCCGCATTAAACCCGATGCCCAGGTGGGGGAAGAACTGGAAGTGGAGGTGACTCCCGTCGGTTTTGGACGGATTGCGGCTCAATATGCCAAGCAGGCGCTGATGATGCAGATTCGGCGGGCGGAAAAGGCGCTGATTTTTACAGAATTCAAAGATCGGGTCGGGGATATCATCAGCGGGACGGTGCGTCGTTTCGAGCGCTCGGATGTGCTGGTGGACCTTGGGAAGTACGAGGCGCTGTTGCCCAATCGCGAACGGGTCCCGAGCGAGGAGTACCAGGTTGGGGAGCGCATCCGGTGTTATGTCAAAGCAGTCGAGCAGGGTCCCCATGGCCCCGAGATTATTCTCTCCCGCTCAGACCCGCGTTTTGTTTTGAAGCTGTTCCAGCTCGAAGTCTCTGAAATCAACGATGGGACCATTGAAATCAAAGGAATCGCGCGCGAGCCCGGGTTTCGGACAAAGCTGGCGGTGTGGACGCGCGATGAGAAGGTCGATCCGGTGGGCGCCTGCGTTGGACTGCGCGGCCAGCGCGTGAAAAACATCGTGCGCGAGTTGAATAACGAGAAGGTGGACATCATCCGCTGGGACCCCAACGTGCGGATGTTTATTACAAATGCCCTGGCGCCCGCCAAGTTGAAGTCGTTCGAGATCGACGAAACCAACAAAAGGGTTAAGATTATTGTCAGCGAGGATCAGCTTTCTTTGGCGATTGGGAAACGGGGTCAGAATGCGCGGTTAACCTCGAAGCTGACGGGCTGGCAAGTGGATATTGTAGCGGAAGTGGTGGTGACCAAAGGTTTTGAAGAAAAGGTGGCCGAGGCGGTGGAGCTGCTGGCCTCCATTCCCGGCATCTCTCGTGAGCAGGCCGATGTGTTGGTCCATCACGGCTTGACCCGTTTGGAAGATTTATTGCAGGCCGACGTGAGCGATTTGGCTGGAATAGCGCAGGTAGGCGAGCAGGCAGCGTCCATTTTGGAAGCGGCTCGCGCGGAAGCGGCCCGCCGCACCATAAAGGTCGGCGAAGCGCCGGTTTCCGGCTGAGTATGACAAAAAAGAAAGTTTCGGTGTTTTGGCAACCAAGCCTATGAAGGCTGTACGGCAAAGCCCGCCCGAAGAGTTAGAGATTTATGCCCGTTCGTATTTACGACATTTCAAAAAAACTCGGCTTGGAGAACAAAGAAGTTCTTGCCAAAGCCAAAGAATTGGGCATTGCCGCCGCGCGAGTCGCCTCGAGTTCGCTGGATAAGATCACCGCCGAATACCTCGAACAGCAGTTAATTCTGCTGCATCCTCAACCGTCCTCTCCGGCTGCTCCGCCCGTTGCCGCTCAGGCGGTCCCTCTTGCAAACGAGCCCATCACAATCGTTAACCCGCCGCCTGCAGAGGCCTTAGCCCAGGAACCTGAGACGATTGTCACTACGGCTACCAGCACCGCCGTCCTCGAGCCCGAAAACGCCCCGGCTGAAGCTTCCCAGATGGTGGAAGAAGCGCCGGCTATGGCTCCCGAAGCCATTGCTCCGGCCCATGAGCCCCAGGTCGAGGAGGCCCCGCCACCACCCCCGCCTCCCGCTCCCGCTCCAGCCCCGCCTGCCGCTCCGCTCCCGCCACCCCGGCCTAAAGTTGGCGATAAGGTGGGCTTCATCAATTTGCCCAGCAAGCCGGTATTGAAATCGAGCGAAAAACCCAGCGCCGTTAAGCTGCCGCAGCGCCCTGCCGAGCACAGGCGCCCGGAGATTCACAAACGCGGCGACATCCGGACGGTCCGTGGCGCGCCCGCTCCCTCCGGCCCTGCGGTTCCGACTGCGAAGTTTCCTTCCCAACCCAAGCAGGCCGGAAGGCCCGAGGCGGCGAAATTGCCGCCTGAGGCGCCGGTAATCACGATAAAACCGCCCATTGTAGTGCGAGAGTTGGCCGAGCAGCTCAAACAAAAGCCCTTCAAAATTATTGCGGACCTGATGCAATTAGGCGTGTTTGCCACGGTGAACCAGTACATCGAAGAGCCGGTTGCCCAAAAGGTTTGCGCCAATTACGGCTACCGGTTCGAGGTCGAGAAACGCGAGCGCGGCAGCGGGCTAGTGCATGCTCCGATCAAAAAGGTGGAGCTGGATGTCGAAGATAAACCCGAAGAACTGGTTGCGCGCGCGCCGGTGGTCACCATCATGGGGCATGTCGATCATGGGAAAACGACGCTGCTGGATGTGATTCGCAAGTCCAATGTGGCTGCCGGCGAGGCTGGCGGTATCACCCAGCATATCGGCGCCTACACGATCTCCTTCCCACATCCCGAGCGGAAAAACGAATTGGCGCAGATTACGTTCCTGGATACTCCCGGCCATGCCGCTTTCAGTTCGATGCGGGCACGGGGCGCCAATGTGACTGATATCGTGGTTTTGGTGGTAGCGGCCAATGACGGCGTCATGCCCCAAACCATCGAGGCGCTTAACCACGCCAAGGCTGCCAAGGTCCCAATTCTGGTTGCGGTCAATAAAATGGACCATCCCAACGCTGACGCGCTGAAGGTTCGCAAGCAACTGCAGGATAAGGACCTGGTCCCCGATGATTGGGGTGGCGACACCATCTTTGTCGATGTCTCTGCCCTGACAAAACAGGGAGTGGATAAACTGATTGAAATGTTGTTGCTGCAGGCCGACCTGCTCGAGCTCAAGGCCAACCCCAACCGCCGCGCCAAGGGCAATGTCATCGAGTCCGGCTTGGAGCCCGGCGGTCCGACCGCCACCGTGCTGGTGCGCAAAGGCACTCTGCGTGTTGGGGATGTGATCATCTGCGGCCAGTACTATGGGCGAGTGCGCGCTCTGATTAATGAGGAAGCCAAGCGGCTCAAGGAGGCGGCCCCCTCGGTGGCTGTGCGAGTGCTGGGCTTGAATGGAGTGCCCGAGGCGGGATTGGAGTTCAGCGTCGTTGAGGATGAGAAAGCCGCCCGCGATCTGGCTGAGCAACGGGCGCTCGAAGCCAAGGCGCTGGGACAGGAACAACCCAGGGCGAAAGTCACCCTCGAAAACCTCTTCGCTCAGCTTGAATCGACTACCTCCAAGGCCCTCAGGGTCGTTGTTAAAGCCGATACCCAGGGCTCGGTTGAAGCGATCGTCGAGGCGCTGAGGAAAATTGAATCCGACAAGGTAGCTCTCGAGATCATTCACAGCGCCGTGGGCACTATTACCGAATCAGATGTTGCCTTGGCCTCTGCCTCGCGAGCCGTGATTCTGGGGTTCCATACCCGGGTCGATAGCGGAGTGGCCGACAAGGCCAAGCACGAAGGCGTGCAGATTAAGCTCTATGCCATCATCTATGAACTGATTGACCAGGTCAAAGAAGGCATGGCGGGATTGCTCGAACCACTCCTCAAGGATGTCACGGCGGGTGTCGCCGAGGTCCGGAAAATCTTTGAGCTCTCAAAAGGCGCCCCGGTGGCCGGATGCATGGTCGTGAGCGGGCGGATTGTCAAAGGCAAAGCGCGCATTCGCCGGCGCAAGGAGATTATCTACGAGGGCCTGACCCAATCGCTTCGCCGGTTCCAGGACGAGGTCAATGAAGTGCGCGCCGGGATGGAGTGCGGCATCCGCATCGAGGGTTTCAGCGAGTTCCAGGTTGGAGACAATATCGAATGTTATACGGTTGAGAAGGTGGCGCAAAAGCTATGAACCGCGCGGCAAAACTGAGGCATTTCATTTTGAAGAGGCTCAACGATCGATCCTCACAGGGCGTTATGCGTTGGTTTCTCATTTAAGGTTCGATGAATTTATGCCTTCTCTACGGCTCCAACGAGTGCGCGAGTTGCTCAAACGCGAGATCGGCGAAGTCATTCGGCGGGAGTTTCCCGTCAGCGAAGCCGGTCTGGTTAGCGTCAACGATGTGGATGTGGCTGGGGATTTGCACTCAGCGCTTGTCTTTATCAGCATTCTGGGGACTGCGGAGCAGCAAAAACGCGGCCTGGACCTGCTCAGCCGGCACCGCAAACGCATTCAGGGTTTGGTCGCCCGTGCGGTTGTGCTCAAATACACCCCCACCCTTAAGTTCTTGATCGATGATTCCGTCGCCCGCGGCAACCGCGTTTTACAGATCATCGAGGAGCTCGAAAAATCCAATCCGAGCACAACCGAATAGCTGTGCAGACGGCATCGCATCGGCCTTTCCGCTGGCGTCACGGCCAATCACTCCGGTTCGGCCAAAACCGCGATGAGGAAATGATAAAGGCACTGGTCATCAAAGATGGCACCGGATGAAACCTCACCCCAAAATAATTGGCCGCATCATTGAAGTCATCGAGAACAGCAGCAACCTCTGTGTTGTGGGCCATATTCGGCCCGACGGCGATTGCGTGGGGTCGCAACTGGGCCTGACGCTTGCGCTGGAGAATGCAGGCAAGAACGTCTGCTGTTGGAATGAAGACTGTATTCCGCAAAAGTACAAGTTCCTGGACCCGGACCACACCATTCAAAAACCCAAGCGCGGCTTGAAGTTTGATTGCGTGGTGGCGACCGATGCGGCTAGTTTCGACCGGTTGGGCAAGGTGGGGTCGTTCATAGGGGCCCGGCGGACCCTGATCAACATCGATCACCATGAAAGCAATACGCGATATGGTGATCTGAATTGGGTTTCAGGCCGTGAACCTTCCACCGGCGAACTCATCTTCCATTTGCTTAAGATTGCCAAGTGGCCGATCACCAAAACCATTGCCGATTGCCTCTTTGCCGCTGTCTCAACCGACACCGGCTCGTTCCAGTACGCCACGACACGGCCTGGCACTTTTCATACGGCGGCGGAATTGGTCCGGCGCGGGGCCGACCTGGCGCGCATCTGCGATGAAGTGTACCAGTCTTATCCCCTGTCGCGTGTGCGGTTGCTCAAGCACGTCTATAATCATTTCCGCCTCACGCATCAGAACCAAATCGGTTATTTCTGGCTCAAGAAAGCCGACTTCGCCCGTTCCGGCGCCCAGAGCTGTGATTCCGAAGGCCTCATCGATCATGTCCGTGCTATCGAACCAGTGGTAGTCGCGTGCGTCTTCGAGGAGATCGAGCCCGAATTGACGCGCATCAGCCTGCGCTCGAAAAGCCAAAAAATTAACGTCAATGAAATCGCTGCCCAGTTCGGCGGGGGTGGGCACATGGCCGCCGCCGGCGCGCGCATAGCCGGCAAACCGCTCTCGGTCCAGCGCAAGGTCATCGCCGCGATCAAAAAGGCCCTCGATTCGGCCGAGCTTTAACAGAAGCGGTATTAACAAAAGCAAACGAAGGAACGAAGGCCGCCCCTTCTCCGCCCACGTTCGCTTCTTTGTTTCCTTCGTTTGCTTCTGTTAACGCCCCTTCTGTTAACGCCCCACTTGCCTAAACAGGCCAATTGGGCATTAGTAGTTCGGGAGCTTTGACACCATGAAGAATGCCAGGCGCTGCGATAGACGTTGCATTGTGTTTCTGGCTTTGTTCGTTCTGATCTCACTCCCAGCCTTCGCGCTCTCACCGTTGCAGGCCTGGCGTCTGGCCTATTTTGGCACAATAGAAAACGCAAAAAGCGCGGCGGACACAGCCGACCCGGACCACGACGGCATACCGAATCTGCTCGAATACGCTTTGGATTTGAACCCTTTGGCCCCGTCCGGCAGCGCCATGACAGCCGATATTAAAACCGGCCACTTGCGCCTGACTATTCCCCGGAACCCAAAGGCGTGGGATGTGGCCTTTGCGGTGGAAGTCACCAGCGATCCGGCCAATGCGTTTAGTTGGACAACCAACGGCACGACAATCGAGCAAAACACTCCGGCCTTGTTGCAGGTGCATGACAACGCTCCGGCGCCCGGCCCCGCCCCGCGCTTTATGCGATTAAGAATCACGGACCTGGGTATTACCGCGCCCTCATCGCCCATCAGCATCCGCGCAGAGAGTGGAGACCAGTTTGCAAAGGTAACGTGGCAGTCGCCCGCCACCAATGGCGGCATTCCCATCACCAGCTATAAAATCGTTTCCAGTCCGGGTCATTTTGAAACGAACCTCCCGGCCAGCACGGGCCTGACTTCCGTCAGTTTTACCCGCATTCCCAATTGTGTGAGCTACACCTTCAGCGTGACAGCCAGCAACGCCGCGGGTCCCAGCCTGGCCTCTGCTGAATCAAACCTTGTGACCCCTCAAGCGCCGCCCGACGCACCCCAAAAACCGTTGTTGTCATTCCCGAAGGACTTTGGGGCACGGCTGGTTGTCTTGTGGAACAAGCCGGCCAACCAT contains:
- the infB gene encoding translation initiation factor IF-2, which encodes MPVRIYDISKKLGLENKEVLAKAKELGIAAARVASSSLDKITAEYLEQQLILLHPQPSSPAAPPVAAQAVPLANEPITIVNPPPAEALAQEPETIVTTATSTAVLEPENAPAEASQMVEEAPAMAPEAIAPAHEPQVEEAPPPPPPPAPAPAPPAAPLPPPRPKVGDKVGFINLPSKPVLKSSEKPSAVKLPQRPAEHRRPEIHKRGDIRTVRGAPAPSGPAVPTAKFPSQPKQAGRPEAAKLPPEAPVITIKPPIVVRELAEQLKQKPFKIIADLMQLGVFATVNQYIEEPVAQKVCANYGYRFEVEKRERGSGLVHAPIKKVELDVEDKPEELVARAPVVTIMGHVDHGKTTLLDVIRKSNVAAGEAGGITQHIGAYTISFPHPERKNELAQITFLDTPGHAAFSSMRARGANVTDIVVLVVAANDGVMPQTIEALNHAKAAKVPILVAVNKMDHPNADALKVRKQLQDKDLVPDDWGGDTIFVDVSALTKQGVDKLIEMLLLQADLLELKANPNRRAKGNVIESGLEPGGPTATVLVRKGTLRVGDVIICGQYYGRVRALINEEAKRLKEAAPSVAVRVLGLNGVPEAGLEFSVVEDEKAARDLAEQRALEAKALGQEQPRAKVTLENLFAQLESTTSKALRVVVKADTQGSVEAIVEALRKIESDKVALEIIHSAVGTITESDVALASASRAVILGFHTRVDSGVADKAKHEGVQIKLYAIIYELIDQVKEGMAGLLEPLLKDVTAGVAEVRKIFELSKGAPVAGCMVVSGRIVKGKARIRRRKEIIYEGLTQSLRRFQDEVNEVRAGMECGIRIEGFSEFQVGDNIECYTVEKVAQKL
- the rbfA gene encoding 30S ribosome-binding factor RbfA; its protein translation is MPSLRLQRVRELLKREIGEVIRREFPVSEAGLVSVNDVDVAGDLHSALVFISILGTAEQQKRGLDLLSRHRKRIQGLVARAVVLKYTPTLKFLIDDSVARGNRVLQIIEELEKSNPSTTE
- a CDS encoding ABC transporter permease, whose product is MSFPVQNTKWPFWKWRGLGPLTDQQNETASRPPSRAMTWRRLLNVAGPFLGLLLVVGLFSLSPSVRPFFLTGANFKIILTQTVIVAVGTLGMTIIIVSGGIDLSVGSVVALASVVGAVVLLKGHSVWLAATLSIAVGVAVGLLNGLVIGGLRMMPFIVTLGMMGVARGTAKWLADNQTVSAPDSVINNIMDLKDPTRLFPVPIGVWITIGLAVLMSIVMRKTVFGRYLFALGSNENAARLCGIRVQLQKVFIYSVAGIFFGLAGLLQLSRLTQGDPTVAIGLELDIIAAVVIGGASLSGGSGSILGSMIGALTMAVLRNGSNQMGWPTYMQEIIIGAVIILAVGVDQLRLRARG
- a CDS encoding inositol oxygenase family protein, with protein sequence MNDSNRPLGTLEEWEDFLKVRYPEAEPAAKPFQTVNPEKKKEQFRNYEANARPSVREFYRLNHRYQTHGFVQGKRNEYLSLSRKQMSTWEALEFLNTLVDDSDPDTDLSQLDHLLQTAEQIRRDGHPRWFILAGLIHDLGKILCLFGEPQWAVVGDTFPVGCAWSDKIVFHEFFSDNPDRENPQFQSRLGNYEEHCGLDKVRMSWGHDEYLYSVVKDYLPTEALYMIRYHSFYPAHRDGEYDYLMNDQDREMFRWVRAFNPYDLYTKNQQKPNLNELRPFYDELIKEYLPPTLKW
- the arsS gene encoding arsenosugar biosynthesis radical SAM (seleno)protein ArsS (Some members of this family are selenoproteins.), whose amino-acid sequence is MHRFDKKLMEHGFALRRGRLQTLQINVGRKCNQACRHCHVDAGPWRTEMVNRTVAHRIGEWIEQHHPPIVDITGGAPELSEFFRCFVETGRAADAHVIDRCNLTIIEEPAYADLPEYLAGHEVEIIASLPCYTAENVAKQRGQGVFEKSISALRKLNAIGYGTRLPLNLVYNPIGPLLPGPQAELESDYKEILGRDFGIVFNRLFTITNQPIARFAEDLRRQGKAEEYMSLLASSFNPANLDGLMCRTTLSVGWMGEVYDCDFNQMLGMQVRNGKPLYLWDVTPELLEGWAVRTGEHCLACAAGCGSSCTGALQRSA
- the nusA gene encoding transcription termination factor NusA; protein product: MNADFLAVLEFWEREKGINREILVGAVEEALLSAAKKAVGPARELRVVIDQKTGDIRAFAKLIVSEKVISKHDQISVFDGRRIKPDAQVGEELEVEVTPVGFGRIAAQYAKQALMMQIRRAEKALIFTEFKDRVGDIISGTVRRFERSDVLVDLGKYEALLPNRERVPSEEYQVGERIRCYVKAVEQGPHGPEIILSRSDPRFVLKLFQLEVSEINDGTIEIKGIAREPGFRTKLAVWTRDEKVDPVGACVGLRGQRVKNIVRELNNEKVDIIRWDPNVRMFITNALAPAKLKSFEIDETNKRVKIIVSEDQLSLAIGKRGQNARLTSKLTGWQVDIVAEVVVTKGFEEKVAEAVELLASIPGISREQADVLVHHGLTRLEDLLQADVSDLAGIAQVGEQAASILEAARAEAARRTIKVGEAPVSG
- a CDS encoding substrate-binding domain-containing protein; protein product: MSKCLRALLLAWVCAGLSGALAANPAFTIAVIPKGTTHEFWKSINAGAIKAQQELRAAGTSVEILWKGPLREDDRDQQIQVVEDFMARRVSAIVLAPLDSQALVRPVHNALEARVPVVVIDSALHSKDYVSFVATDNYKGGQLAGEEMGKLLEGKGNVILLRYQVGSASTEAREAGFLEVLKSKYPSIKLISSEQHAGATRELAYQASQNLLNRFGHEVNGVFCPCEAPTIAMTKALRDLGLAGGKVKMIGFDAGSQSVVDMKNGDIQAVVVQNPMLIGYLGVETAIKYLQGQKVQKRIDTGVVLVTPENMNEPEIKELLYPPIDRYLK